In a single window of the Salmo trutta chromosome 23, fSalTru1.1, whole genome shotgun sequence genome:
- the LOC115159406 gene encoding uncharacterized protein LOC115159406 translates to MDENLILSVFNFPELYNTTLPDYRNGDTRSLAWGKISSLTGLPAEECKRKWKNLRDRYFKEVRQEKRSKEETGELAPSRWKYRQSLIFLQPFIKPRNSNAAPANLESPDTINKSTQSEIIPVKTLNTALVNDMKTPSTQGGSMSQLAFVTQLSPGQQGAQLSFLGKRPPCTQTYLAPQTSAVLQSSIYTSKERPQTKQPASPCSSSTPSKRSAKNRMLLAKEKDYRSDSTIPIRQCDEDEMLLLSFVPALKRLTPQKRCETKIKIQQIMYEAEFSMDQPVTVNETPVTVSKELPDQETS, encoded by the exons ATGGACGAAAACTTGATATTGTCTGTTTTTAATTTTCCTGAGCTGTATAATACAACTTTGCCAGATTACCGCAATGGTGACACAAGATCACTTGCTTGGGGGAAAATAAGCTCATTGACAGGTCTTCCAG CTGAAGAGTGCAAAAGGAAATGGAAGAATCTGAGAGACCGATACTTCAAGGAAGTACGACAGGAGAAGAGGAGtaaggaggagacaggggagctCGCTCCAAGCCGATGGAAATACAGACAAAGTCTGATCTTTCTTCAACCATTCATTAAACCAAGAAACAGCAATGCGGCTCCTGCCAACCTGGAAAGCCCTGATACAATCAATAAAAGCACACAGAGTGAAATAATACCTGTCAAAACACTCAACACAGCCCTAGTGAACGACATGAAAACCCCTAGCACCCAGGGTGGCAGCATGTCACAGCTAGCTTTTGTGACCCAGCTGTCCCCAGGGCAACAAGGCGCCCAACTGTCATTTCTAGGGAAGCGTCCACCATGCACCCAGACGTACCTAGCGCCCCAGACATCCGCAGTGCTCCAGTCATCAATTTACACATCCAAGGAGAGGCCTCAGACAAAACAACCTGCTTCACCATGTTCCTCAAGCACTCCCTCTAAGCGCTCCGCTAAGAACAGGATGCTGCTGGCCAAAGAGAAAGATTACAGATCAGATTCCACGATCCCCATCCGGCAGTGTGACGAGGATGAGATGTTACTCCTCAGCTTCGTTCCTGCTTTGAAGAGGCTAACCCCACAAAAAAGATGTGAGACCAAAATTAAAATCCAACAGATTATGTATGAGGCCGAGTTTAGTATGGATCAGCCAGTGACTGTCAATGAAACACCGGTGACGGTGTCCAAAGAACTGCCAGATCAAGAGACGTCATAA
- the ess2 gene encoding splicing factor ESS-2 homolog translates to MEGFGKALMSRTLVPANPVTTVALRQPPEETKKTNRKVLDEENYIENLEKIIQRDFFPDVTKLQAQKDYLEAEENGDLGKMREISIKYGSSLAKSTPLSNAPYVTPASFETPEGRPGSPSSVLGKTKKGADSVNKEGDEQEEKELPCLDRFLAKNTSEDNASFEQIMVLAEDKEKLRHSWLYEAEAEFKQRHEENLALPSSEKQALECVKAGLETWEYKAKNALMYYPEGVKDDDTLFKKPREVIHKNTRFVGDPFSKALNKCQLQQAAALNAQFKQGKVGPDGKELNAQDSPNVNGYGFEGTPCPSPGMAESPLMTWGEIESTPFRLDGSDSPFQERNIGPSFKIPEPGRRERLGLKMANEAAAKNRAKKKEALRKVTENLASLTPKGLSPALTPALQRLVNRTSSKYTDKALRASYTPSPTHRGAGSKTPLGGPATPSGTPTPSKSRTPASQDPASITDDLLQLPKRRKASDFF, encoded by the exons ATGGAAGGATTTGGAAAGGCGCTGATGTCTAGAACCCTTGTCCCAGCTAATCCTGTAACAACAGTTGCTCTTCGACAGCCACCCGAGGAAACAAAGAAAACAAATCGAAAGGTGCTCGATGAAGAGAACTACATAGAG AATTTAGAGAAGATCATCCAGAGGGACTTTTTTCCAGATGTGACAAAGTTACAAGCGCAGAAGGACTACCTTGAAGCTGAGGAAAATGGGGATCTTGGGAAGATGAGGGAGATATCCATTAAATATGGGTCATCTTTAGCCAAGTCCACACCACTCTCCAATGCCCCAT ATGTTACTCCAGCTTCTTTTGAGACACCAGAGGGTCGTCCTGGATCACCCTCTTCTGTACTGGGGAAAACCAAGAAAGGAGCAGACAGCG TGAATAAGGAAGGAGATGAGCAGGAGGAGAAAGAGCTGCCATGTCTTGATCGTTTCCTGGCTAAGAACACAAGCGAGGATAATGCATCCTTTGAGCAGATCATGGTTCTAGCAGAAGACAAGGAGAAGTTGAGGCATTCGTGGTTATATGAGGCGGAGGCTGAATTTAAACAG CGGCATGAAGAAAACCTTGCCCTGCCGTCATCAGAGAAGCAAGCCCTTGAGTGTGTAAAGGCAGGACTAGAGACCTGGGAGTACAAAGCAAAGAATGCCCTTATGTACTATCCAGAGG GTGTCAAGGATGATGACACCCTCTTCAAGAAGCCTAGGGAGGTGATTCACAAGAACACTCGTTTTGTGGGAGACCCCTTCAGCAAAGCCCTTAACAAATGCCAGCTTCAGCAGGCTGCAGCCCTCAATGCACAG TTCAAACAGGGTAAAGTAGGCCCAGATGGCAAAGAGCTTAATGCCCAGGATTCCCCTAATGTTAACGGATATGGGTTTGAAGGAACTCCCTGCCCTTCCCCAG GTATGGCTGAGTCCCCCCTGATGACCTGGGGTGAGATAGAGAGCACCCCCTTTCGCTTGGATGGGTCTGACTCGCCGTTTCAAGAGCGGAATATCGGCCCATCGTTCAAG ATTCCAGAACCAGGAAGAAGAGAGCGGTTGGGTTTGAAAATGGCCAATGAGGCTGCAGCCAAAAACCGGGCAAAGAAGAAAGAAGCATTGCGAAAGGTCACAGAAAATCTTGCAAG TCTCACACCAAAAGGCCTGAGCCCAGCATTGACCCCTGCCCTTCAGAGGCTTGTAAACCGGACCTCCAGCAAATACACAGATAAAGCTCTAAGGGCAAGCTACACACCATCGCCCACACACAGAGGAGCAGGCTCCAAAACCCCTCTGGGTGGTCCAGCCACTCCCTCAGGCACTCCGACACCAAGCAAATCCAGGACCCCCGCCTCCCAGGACCCAGCGTCCATCACAGACGACCTACTGCAGCTTCCCAAGAGGAGGAAAGCCTCTGACTTCTTCTGA